In Nocardioides sp. JS614, the sequence CGGGTGGCCAGCACCAGCGTCGCGAGGAACGTCTTGTCGGGCAGCTCGACCACGAAGATGGCGAGGAAGGTGAGGCCGATGACGACCGGGTCCATCAGATCTTGTCTCCAGGGGTGAGGAAGGCGCGGCCGCGGGCGACGGCCTCGGCGAGGACGTCGGCGACCGGGCGATCCAGGTCGGCCGCCGCGCGCGCCACGTCGTCGTACTCCGGCTGGGCGTTGACGACGGCCCCGTCATGGCGGGCCAGCTTGACCGCGATCCGCTGCCCGTCGACGTCGACGGCGACGATCTCACGCTCCAGCGCGTGCTTGGTCAGCGGCTGCTCGCGCAGCCCGATCGTCGAGGTCTGCCGGAAGATCGCGGCCCGCACGCCGGCCGCCCGACCGGCGTCGACCAGGGCGCTCAGCGTGTGCGCCGGCCGGCCCTTCTTCATCAGGATCGGCGTCAGCCACGCGTCCGAGGCACCCGCCTCGAGCAGCGCCGCGATGACCGCGGGCCAGACCCGGGGGTCGAGGTCGTCGACGTTGCACTCCAGCAGCAGCGGGCCGCCGCCGGCGTCTGCGGGGACGCCGACGAACAGGCGCAGCACGTTGGGGTGGCCCTCGGGATCGCGCCCGCCGGCACCCACGCCGATGGTGTCGACCGACATCGCCGGCTGCGGGCCGTACGCCGTCGCCAGCGTCGTCAGCAGGGCCGCCCCGGTCGGGGTGCACGTCTCCATGGTCGCGGCACCGGCGTACGACGGGACCCCGCGCAGGAGCTCGGCCACGGCGGGCGGCGGCACCGGCAGCAGGCCGTGGGCGGTCGACACCGAGCCGGACCCGACCGCGACCGGGGACACGGTCACGGCGGTGGCGCCCAGGTGGACGAAGCCGGCGACGACCCCGGTGACGTCCGCGATCGCGTCCAGGGCCCCGACCTCGTGGAAGTGCACGTCGTCGGGGCTGGTGCCGTGCACGGTCGCCTCGGCGGTCGCGAGCCGCTCGAAGACCCGCAGCGCCAGGCCGCGGACGTCGTCGGCCAGGTCGGCGGCGGCGAGCAGCGTGCGCACGTCACGCCAGGTTCGGTGCCGCGCGGTGTCGGTCACCTCCACGTGGCAGCGGGTCGCGGCCAGCCCGCCCCGGCGGACGTGCTCGACCCGCAACGTCACCGGCTCGGGGGCGACGGCGTCGACCGCGGCCTGGAGGACCGCGACCGGCACCCCGGCGCCGACCAGGGCCCCGAGCAGCATGTCGCCGCTCGCCCCGGCGGAGGCGTCGACCCAGGCCGTCGTCACCGGGCGCTCCGGCGGGCGACGCGGGCCGCGTGCACGCCGGCGCCGTACCCGTTGTCGATGTTGACGACCGCGATGCCGGGCGCGCAGGAGTTGAGCATCGCGAGCAGCGCGGCGACGCCGCCGAGCGAGGCGCCGTAGCCGACGCTGGTCGGCACCGCCACGAGCGGTACGCCGGTCAGCCCGCCCACCACGGACGGCAGGGCGCCCTCCATGCCGGCGACGACGACCAGGCAGTCCGCGGCGTCCAGGCGCTCCCGCACGCCGAGCAGCCGGTGCAGCCCGGCGACGCCGACGTCGCTGATCTGGTCGACGGCGGAGCCGTGCACCCGCACGGTCAGCGCGGCCTCGGCCGCGACCGGGGCGTCCGAGGTGCCGGCGCTCACCACGGCGACCGTGCCGCGGGTCTCGGGCATCGGCCCGACCGTGACGGCGCGCGCGACCCGGTCGACGGTCGCGCCGGGCAGCGCCCGGGCGACCACGTCCAGGGCGTCGGCCGCGACCCGGGTGGCCAGCACGGCGCGCTCGGGGTGCTTGTCGTGCAGGGCGCGCAGGATCGCCACCACCTGGTCCGGTGTCTTGCCGGACCCGTAGACGACCTCCGGGTCGCCCGTGCGGTGGGCGCGGTCGACGTCGACGCGCGCGAAGCCGAGGTCGGTCGTGCGGGGTTCGACGGGCTGATCCACGAGGGCGAACCTACTCGTTCCCCTGTGGGCGCTCCGGGCCGTGGTCGGTTTCCCCGGTTAACCGGGGAAACCGGAACTTATCGGCCGAAACTTCGGGCCAACAGTTCCAACATCCCCGGTTAACCGGGGAAACCGGAACGGTTGGCCGGGCACCCCACCCGATGAGCGCAGGAGTTGCCCGACCAGGGAGGAGCGTCGGGCTCAGGGCGAGGACACCTCGGCGCGGAAGGGGTCGGCGGGGTAGACGCCGAGGACCTTGATGTCGGTGGTGAAGAACGCCAGCTCCTCCAGGGCGCGCTTCACCCCGATGTCGTCGGGGTGCCCGTCGACCTCGGCGAGGAACTGGGTCGCGGCGAACTCCCCGCCGACCATGTAGCTCTCCAGCTTGGTCATGTTCACCCCGTTGGTCGCGAACCCGCCGAGGGCCTTGTAGAGCGCCGCCGGGAGGTTGCGGACGTTGAAGATGAAGCTGGTGACCACCGGGCCGTTGCCCGACGGCGCCTGCACCAGGTCGGGGGAGAGCACGACGAACCGGGTGGTGTTGTGCTCCTCGTCCTCGACGTCCTCCTCCAGCACATCCAGGCCGTAGATCTCCGCGGCCAGCGGCGGGGAGATCGCCGCCAGCGTCGGGTCGCCCAGCTCGGCGACCTCGCGCGCCGCGCCGGCGGTGTCGCCCGCGATCACCGGCTTCAGGCCGTGCTCGCGGATCACCTTGCGGCACTGGCCGAGGGCGTGCACGTGGCTGTGCACGGTCGTGATCGTGTCCAGCGAGGAGCCGGGCACCCCGAGCAGGTGGAAGCGGATCCGCAGGAAGTGCTCGGCGATGATGTGCAGCCGCGAGCCGGGAAGGAAGTGATGGATGTCGGCGACCCGGCCGGCGATCGAGTTGTCGATCGGGATCATCGCGAGGTCCGCGGCCGGCGCCACTCCCGGACCGCCCTCGACGGCCGCGAAGACGTCCTCGAACGACGCGCAGGGCACCGCCTCCCAGTCGGGGTAGTGCTGCTTGCAGACCTGGTGGGAGTTGGAGCCGGGCTCCCCCTGGTAGGCGATGCGTCGGGTCACGGTGCTCATCGTCCCACGCAGTGACCGGCTGCCCGGCCCGGGCGTCCGCCGGTCGGATCCGCCCGCGCGGCACGCCAGGCCGGGTCCGGAGCCCCGTCATCGGCGGTGGCGCGACATAGTCTCGGGGCCGTGGAGATCCTGGCCGTGCTCGTCGCCATCCTCGCGCTGCTGGTCGCCGTCGTCGTCGGCCTGGTCACCCTGCGCCGGACCGCGCCCGGCCGTGGTGATGGGGCCGACGCCCTCCCCGAGGACGTGCACGGCCTGCGCCAGGAGGTCGCGGCGCTGCGGGCCGAGGCGGCGGCCGCGCTGCGCCACCTCGCGGTGGTGCGCTACGACGCCTTCGGAGACATGGGTGGACACCTCTCGTGGTCGCTGGCGCTCCTCGACGACGGCGGCGATGGCGTCGTGCTCACCTCGATCCACGGCCGGAGCGACGCCCGCACCTACGCCAAGGGCATCCGCGGATGGCGCTGCGACCAGCAGCTCTCGCCCGAGGAGCTGGAGGCCGTCGCGAACGCCCGCCCTCGCGGCTGAGTGACGCCTATGCTCCGGCCATGAACCCGCTGCGCTGGCTGGCCCTGCGGCTGGGTGCCCAACCGTGGCTGCCCCGGTTCGCCCGGGTGATCGTCACCCTCGACCTGACGACCCAGCGGCTCAGCCGCGGCCGGGTGGACCTCCTGACCTTCGCGGGTCTGCCCGAGCTGCTGCTCCAGGTCCCGGGCCGGCGCACCGGCGTACTGCGCTCGACGCCGCTGCTGTGCGTCCCGCACGGCGACGGCTGGCTGGTGGCGGGCTCCAACTGGGGCGCGCCCACCCCTCCCGCCTGGGTCGCCAACGTGCTGGGCGCCGACGAGCCGCTGGTCACCTTCCGGGGCCACACCGTCGCCGCCGACGCCCTCCTGCTGACCGGCCCGGACCGTGACGAGGCCTGGGCGGTGATGACCGGCACCTGGCCGAACTACGCGAAGTACGCCGAGCGCACCGGCCGGGAGCTCCCCGTCATCCTCCTCACCCCCCGCTAGGCACTGAAGCAGCACGATGCGTCCCGGGGCGGCGGCCCGCAGCCTGTGCGCCCACCGAAACCACATCGTCGGGTGATCACCCCGACACGCCAGCCGCGGCTAGCGGGGCACTCGGACCAGCAGCCGGCCGTGGACACAGGTCATCCGGAGCTCGCGGCCGGGGCCGATCGAGTCGCCGTCGAGCTGGCGGGGGGTGTCGGTGGAGGCGCGGACGACGACGGTGTGCCCGGTCATCCGGTTCACGAGCTCGTCGGTGCGCGGGCGCCGGGCCAGCACCCGGTAGGCCAGCGGGATCCACGACAGGAACCGCCGCGGGTGCAGCATCACCACGTCGAGGACGCCGTCGTCGATCGCGGCGTCCGGCAGCAGCGGCATCCCGGCCTGGAGGAAGCCGACGTTCCCGACCACGATCGTGCGGGCCCGGTGCCTGGTGAACTCGCCGCCGTCGACCGAGACCTCGACCCGGACGGCGGGGAACATCAGCGACTTGAGCGCGGAGAGCACGTAGGCCAGCCAGCCGACCCGCTTCTTGATGTCCTCGTTGACGCCCTCCATGATCGCGGCGTCGAAGCCCATCCCGGCCATCACCATGAAGTGGGTGTCCTCGAAGCCGTCGCCGGAGACCTCCACCAGGTCGATCGCGCGGTCCTGACCGGTGAGGGCGACGTCGATCGCCGCCCGCAGGTAGAGCGGGATGTCGAGGTTGCGGGCCAGCAGGTTGCCGGTGCCCGCCGGGATGATCCCGACCGGGATCCCGGTGCCGGCCAGCTCCGCGCAGACCTCGCGCACGGTGCCGTCGCCGCCGCACACGAGTACCAGGTCGGTGCCGGCGACCGCGGCGGCCTCGGCCATCCCGGTGCCGGGGTCCTCGACGGTCGTGTAGTGCCAGGTCGGTGCGGACCAGCCGGCCTCGGCGGCCATCGCGGTGACCAGCGCCTCGAACTGGCCGACGTCCTCCACCTTGACCGGGTTGAGGATCACCGTCAGCCGGTGCTCGGACCCGAAGACCTCGGGCAGCGGCTCGACGCTGGCGGCATGGCTACGGGGGAGCGGGTTCTGGACGACGATCCCGAGCAGGACGACGATCGCGCCGAGGAGGGCCCCGCCGACCACGTCGCTCGGGAAGTGCCGACCGAGCAGCACCCGGTCGAGGCCCACCACGACCGCCAGCACGGCGAGGAGGGCGTACGCCGTGTGCCGGGCGCTGCGCCGCCGGACCAGCATCATCACCAGCACCGCGGCGACCCCGACGAGCGCGACGATCGTCGAGGAGTGACCGCTGGGGTAGGCGTTGCTGTCCAGCAGGTGCTCGGGGTTCTGCCAGTCGGGACGGTGCCGCCCGAACACGGCCTTGAGGATCGTGGTGGCGATCTTGGTGACCGCCACCACGCCGACGGCGTACACCGCGGCGCGTCGGTGCTGCCGCACGAACAGCAGCACGGCGAGCACGCCGACGATCACCCAGGTGCCGATGGCGCCGAAGCCGACCTCGATCCAGCGCAGCGGCAGGCGCAGCCAGCGCTCGTCGACGGCCCAGGTCTCGGCGCCCTGGCCCCGGTTGTCGATCGAGGTCACCGGTCCCCAGCCGGTCTGCACGGCGATGGTGACCAGGACGAACATGACGAGGAGCGCCGCCGTCCAGGTGAGCAGGGTGGCGCGGGGGCGGTCGAGCACGGGCCTGAGTTTTCCATGCCGGGCGCCGGCTGAGGAATCGGTGCGACTCGTCCTGCGGGGCCCGGATAGCCTTGTCGACATGACCTCACCCCACGAAGTCGCTCGTTGCGCTCCCGACTCCGCGGGGACCCCGAGATGATCGATCCCCGTGTCCTCCGGGACGAGCCCGACCGCGTGCGCGCCGCCCAGGTCAAGCGCGGTCTGTCCGACGAGGTCGTGGACCACGCGCTGTCCGCGGACGGCGAGCGTCGCCGGGCGATCGCCGCGTTCGAGGCCAAGCGGGCCGAGCAGAAGCAGCTCGGCAAGCTGATCCCGCAGGCCCAGGGTGAGGAGAAGCAGGCGCTGCTGGCGCAGACCAAGACCCTCGCTGCCGAGGTCAAGCAGGCCGAGGCGGCCCAGGCCGTGGCCGAGGAGGCCTGGCAGGCGGCCCTGATGAGCATCCCGAACCTCGCGGCCGACGAGGCGCCCGCCGGCGGCGAGGACGACTACGTCGTGCTCGAGGAGATCGGCACCCCCCGCGACTTCGCGGCCGACGGCTTCGAGCCGCGCGACCACATCGAGCTGGGCCGGATGCTCGGCGCGATCGACCTCGACCGGGGCGCCAAGGTGTCCGGGTCGCGGTTCTACTTCCTCACCGGCGCCGGGGCCGAGCTCGAGCTGGCGCTGGTCAACCTGGCCATGCAGCAGGCCCGCGAGTCCGGCTTCACCCCGGTCATCGCCCCCTCGATGGTCAAGCCGCGCGCGATGGACGGCACCGGGTTCCTCGGCCAGGCGGCCGACGACGTCTACCGGATCGAGGGCCAGGACATGTACCTCGTCGGGACGTCCGAGGTCCCGATGGCGGCGTACCACTCCGACGAGATCCTCGACGGCGGCGCGCTGCCGCTGCGCTACGCCGCGTTCAGCCCGTGCTTCCGCAAGGAGGCCGGCTCGCACGGCAAGGACACCAAGGGCATCATCCGGGTGCACTGGTTCGACAAGGTCGAGATGTTCGTCTACACCACGACCGAGGAGTCGTACGCCGAGCACCAGCGGCTGCTGGCGTGGGAGAAGGAGTTCCTCGAGAAGCTCGAGCTCGCCTACCGGGTGATCGACGTCGCCGCCGGTGACTTGGGCCTGTCCGCGCAGCGGAAGTTCGACTGCGAGGCCTGGATCCCCACCCAGGGCCGCTACCGCGAGCTCACCTCGACGTCGAACTGCACCGAGTTCCAGACCCGCCGCCTCGACACCCGCGGCCGGTTCGGGTCGGAGATCAGGCCGATCTCGACCCTCAACGGCACCCTGTGCGCGATCACCCGCACGATCGTGGCGGTGCTCGAGACCCACCAGCAGGCCGACGGCTCGGTCCGGGTGCCGAAGGCGCTCCAGCCCTGGCTGGGCCGCGAGGTCCTGGAGCCGGTCACCACGTGAGCGGACCCGTGAGCGGCTGGCGGCCCCGGCTCGTCGCCCTCGACATCGACGGCACGATCCTGAAGTGGGTGGAGGGGTCGGGCACCACCCGCGAGGAGATCTCACCCACGGTCAAGGAGTCGGTGCACCGCGTCCTGGCCGCCGGTGCCCACGTGGTGCTGGCCAGCGGCCGGTCCCCGCACGGCATGACCAACGTGGCGGACCTGCTCGAGCTGCACGGTCCGGGCCGCGACCGGCTCTGGATCGTGGCGTCCAACGGTGCCGTGGTGTTCCGCTACCCGCCGCTCGACGTGGTCCACGAGGAGACCTTCGACGCGCGGCCGGCCGTGGAGGCGATCCTCGACCGGCACCCGACCGCGCTCGTGGCGGTCGAGGAGCGCGGCGTCGGCTACCGGGTCAACTCGCACTTCCCGGACGGCGAGCTGTCCGGCGACATGATCGTCACCGAGATCGACGAGCTGCTCGCGGTCGAGGTCAGCCGGGTGATCATCCGCGACCCGGAGTCCACCGCCGACGAGTTCGTCGCGCTCGCCGAGGAGCTGGGGCTGCAGGGCACCAACTACGTCGTCGGCTGGACCGCCTGGCTCGACCTCGCCCCCGTCGGCGTCTCGAAGGCCTCCGGGCTCGAGTACGTCGCCAAGCAGCTCGGCATCTCCTCCGACGACACCCTTGCGCTCGGCGACGGCCGCAACGACGTCGAGATGTTCGAGTGGGCGCACCGCGGGGTCGCGATGGGCCAGGCGATCGAGGAGGTCCTGGCGAAGGCCGACGCCGTCACCGGCAGCGTCTACGAGGACGGCGTGGCGACCGAGCTGGACCGGTGGTTCGGGGACGGGCGCGCCTGATGCTGCCCGACGGTCCTCCTGAGGTGGTCACCAGCGAGCGGCTCCGGCTGCCGCTGTGGACGCCGCAGGACGCCGCCGACATCCGGGCCGGCCGGCACCGGGAGGGTTGGCACCGCGACTACCCGCGGCCCGACGACCGCGATGCGGCCACGATCTACCGGTCCGGCGACCCGTGGGCGCCCCGGCACGTCGTGCGCGGGGTGACCGCCCTGGGCTCGATCGGCTTCTTCGGGCCGCCCCAGGCCGCCGCCGACGGGGTGCCCGAGGTCGAGGTCGGCTACGGCCTCGTGGCGGAGGCCCGCGGTTGGGGGTTCGCGACCGAGGCGCTGCGGGCGCTCCTCGCCGAGACCGACCGGGCCGGCGTCCGGGTGCGCGCGAGCGTGGATCCGGCGAACACGGCCAGCGTCCGGGTGCTCGCGAAGTGCGGGTTCACCGAGCTGCGCGGCAGCAACGAGGACGGCGAGCTGGTCATGGCCCGGCCGCTGCCGGCGTCGTGACCCGCCCGCGCCTGGTCGCCACCGACCTCGACGGCACCCTGGTCCGCTCCGACGGCACGGTCTCGCCGTACACCCGCGAGGTGCTCACGGCCGTCGAGGCCGCCGGCGCGATCGTGGTCTTCGTGACCGGCCGCCCCCTGCGCTGGGCCGAGGAGGTCTTCGACCACGTCGGCGAGCACGGCCTCGCGGTCGTCGCGAACGGCGCGCTCGTCTGGGACGTCGGCCGCCACGACGTGCACCTGCTCCGCCCGATCGACCCGGCGCTCGGGCTCGAGGCGTCCGAGCTGCTGCGCGCCGCGCTGCCCGGTACGACGTTCGCCGTCGAGACCGTCGACGGGATCGGCCTCGAGCCGGAGTTCCTCGAGCGGCACCCGCTGCCCGAGGACGCCCGGCGGGGCCCGCTCACCGAGCTGTTCGACCGCCCGGCGGTCAAGCTGCTCGCCCGGCACGAGGAGCTCGGGCCGCAGGAGTTCTGGGACCTCGCCGAGGAGGCGCTCGGCGGCCGGCTGGTGATCACCTGGTCCTCCGCGAGCGCGCTGCTCGAGATCAGCGCGCCGGGGGTGACCAAGGCCTCCACCCTCGCGCTGCTGTGCGCCGATCTCGGGGTCGAGGCGGAGGAGGTGATCGCCTTCGGCGACATGCCGAACGACCTGCCGATGCTCGCGTGGGCCGGCAGCTCCTACGCGATGGCCGACGCCCACCCGACGGTCACTGCGGCGGCCGACCACGTCGCGCCGGGACACGACGAGGACGGCGTGGCCCGGGTCCTGGCTGGTGTGTTCGACCTGTGATCTGTTGAGATGGACGCCGTGCCCGTGCCCGTTCCTGGGTCTGTGACCCGCCTGCCCCGGCTCCTGCTGGCCGCCCTGCTGCTCGCCGGCGGCGGTGTCGTCGCGACCGGCGCCATGGCGGCCCCCGCCCTCGCCTGCCCGGCGTCTCGGACCGGTCTGGATCAGCTGACGATGCAGGCCGACGACGTCTTCACCGGCGCCGTCGAGGACCGGGCCCGGCAGGGCCGCACGATCGTCTACACGGTCACCGTCGACCGGGTCTACAAGGGCGACCTCGACGGCACCGAGGCCACCGTCACGACCCCGGCCCGGGCGCGGGCCTGTGG encodes:
- the larC gene encoding nickel pincer cofactor biosynthesis protein LarC, with translation MTTAWVDASAGASGDMLLGALVGAGVPVAVLQAAVDAVAPEPVTLRVEHVRRGGLAATRCHVEVTDTARHRTWRDVRTLLAAADLADDVRGLALRVFERLATAEATVHGTSPDDVHFHEVGALDAIADVTGVVAGFVHLGATAVTVSPVAVGSGSVSTAHGLLPVPPPAVAELLRGVPSYAGAATMETCTPTGAALLTTLATAYGPQPAMSVDTIGVGAGGRDPEGHPNVLRLFVGVPADAGGGPLLLECNVDDLDPRVWPAVIAALLEAGASDAWLTPILMKKGRPAHTLSALVDAGRAAGVRAAIFRQTSTIGLREQPLTKHALEREIVAVDVDGQRIAVKLARHDGAVVNAQPEYDDVARAAADLDRPVADVLAEAVARGRAFLTPGDKI
- the larB gene encoding nickel pincer cofactor biosynthesis protein LarB, whose amino-acid sequence is MDQPVEPRTTDLGFARVDVDRAHRTGDPEVVYGSGKTPDQVVAILRALHDKHPERAVLATRVAADALDVVARALPGATVDRVARAVTVGPMPETRGTVAVVSAGTSDAPVAAEAALTVRVHGSAVDQISDVGVAGLHRLLGVRERLDAADCLVVVAGMEGALPSVVGGLTGVPLVAVPTSVGYGASLGGVAALLAMLNSCAPGIAVVNIDNGYGAGVHAARVARRSAR
- a CDS encoding prephenate dehydratase: MSTVTRRIAYQGEPGSNSHQVCKQHYPDWEAVPCASFEDVFAAVEGGPGVAPAADLAMIPIDNSIAGRVADIHHFLPGSRLHIIAEHFLRIRFHLLGVPGSSLDTITTVHSHVHALGQCRKVIREHGLKPVIAGDTAGAAREVAELGDPTLAAISPPLAAEIYGLDVLEEDVEDEEHNTTRFVVLSPDLVQAPSGNGPVVTSFIFNVRNLPAALYKALGGFATNGVNMTKLESYMVGGEFAATQFLAEVDGHPDDIGVKRALEELAFFTTDIKVLGVYPADPFRAEVSSP
- a CDS encoding DUF4446 family protein, with translation MEILAVLVAILALLVAVVVGLVTLRRTAPGRGDGADALPEDVHGLRQEVAALRAEAAAALRHLAVVRYDAFGDMGGHLSWSLALLDDGGDGVVLTSIHGRSDARTYAKGIRGWRCDQQLSPEELEAVANARPRG
- a CDS encoding nitroreductase family deazaflavin-dependent oxidoreductase translates to MNPLRWLALRLGAQPWLPRFARVIVTLDLTTQRLSRGRVDLLTFAGLPELLLQVPGRRTGVLRSTPLLCVPHGDGWLVAGSNWGAPTPPAWVANVLGADEPLVTFRGHTVAADALLLTGPDRDEAWAVMTGTWPNYAKYAERTGRELPVILLTPR
- a CDS encoding diacylglycerol kinase family protein, whose product is MLDRPRATLLTWTAALLVMFVLVTIAVQTGWGPVTSIDNRGQGAETWAVDERWLRLPLRWIEVGFGAIGTWVIVGVLAVLLFVRQHRRAAVYAVGVVAVTKIATTILKAVFGRHRPDWQNPEHLLDSNAYPSGHSSTIVALVGVAAVLVMMLVRRRSARHTAYALLAVLAVVVGLDRVLLGRHFPSDVVGGALLGAIVVLLGIVVQNPLPRSHAASVEPLPEVFGSEHRLTVILNPVKVEDVGQFEALVTAMAAEAGWSAPTWHYTTVEDPGTGMAEAAAVAGTDLVLVCGGDGTVREVCAELAGTGIPVGIIPAGTGNLLARNLDIPLYLRAAIDVALTGQDRAIDLVEVSGDGFEDTHFMVMAGMGFDAAIMEGVNEDIKKRVGWLAYVLSALKSLMFPAVRVEVSVDGGEFTRHRARTIVVGNVGFLQAGMPLLPDAAIDDGVLDVVMLHPRRFLSWIPLAYRVLARRPRTDELVNRMTGHTVVVRASTDTPRQLDGDSIGPGRELRMTCVHGRLLVRVPR
- the serS gene encoding serine--tRNA ligase, which codes for MIDPRVLRDEPDRVRAAQVKRGLSDEVVDHALSADGERRRAIAAFEAKRAEQKQLGKLIPQAQGEEKQALLAQTKTLAAEVKQAEAAQAVAEEAWQAALMSIPNLAADEAPAGGEDDYVVLEEIGTPRDFAADGFEPRDHIELGRMLGAIDLDRGAKVSGSRFYFLTGAGAELELALVNLAMQQARESGFTPVIAPSMVKPRAMDGTGFLGQAADDVYRIEGQDMYLVGTSEVPMAAYHSDEILDGGALPLRYAAFSPCFRKEAGSHGKDTKGIIRVHWFDKVEMFVYTTTEESYAEHQRLLAWEKEFLEKLELAYRVIDVAAGDLGLSAQRKFDCEAWIPTQGRYRELTSTSNCTEFQTRRLDTRGRFGSEIRPISTLNGTLCAITRTIVAVLETHQQADGSVRVPKALQPWLGREVLEPVTT
- a CDS encoding HAD family hydrolase, whose translation is MSGPVSGWRPRLVALDIDGTILKWVEGSGTTREEISPTVKESVHRVLAAGAHVVLASGRSPHGMTNVADLLELHGPGRDRLWIVASNGAVVFRYPPLDVVHEETFDARPAVEAILDRHPTALVAVEERGVGYRVNSHFPDGELSGDMIVTEIDELLAVEVSRVIIRDPESTADEFVALAEELGLQGTNYVVGWTAWLDLAPVGVSKASGLEYVAKQLGISSDDTLALGDGRNDVEMFEWAHRGVAMGQAIEEVLAKADAVTGSVYEDGVATELDRWFGDGRA
- a CDS encoding GNAT family N-acetyltransferase, translating into MLPDGPPEVVTSERLRLPLWTPQDAADIRAGRHREGWHRDYPRPDDRDAATIYRSGDPWAPRHVVRGVTALGSIGFFGPPQAAADGVPEVEVGYGLVAEARGWGFATEALRALLAETDRAGVRVRASVDPANTASVRVLAKCGFTELRGSNEDGELVMARPLPAS
- a CDS encoding Cof-type HAD-IIB family hydrolase; this translates as MTRPRLVATDLDGTLVRSDGTVSPYTREVLTAVEAAGAIVVFVTGRPLRWAEEVFDHVGEHGLAVVANGALVWDVGRHDVHLLRPIDPALGLEASELLRAALPGTTFAVETVDGIGLEPEFLERHPLPEDARRGPLTELFDRPAVKLLARHEELGPQEFWDLAEEALGGRLVITWSSASALLEISAPGVTKASTLALLCADLGVEAEEVIAFGDMPNDLPMLAWAGSSYAMADAHPTVTAAADHVAPGHDEDGVARVLAGVFDL